The following are encoded together in the Lathyrus oleraceus cultivar Zhongwan6 chromosome 3, CAAS_Psat_ZW6_1.0, whole genome shotgun sequence genome:
- the LOC127128253 gene encoding heat shock cognate 70 kDa protein 1 yields the protein MPKKHEGLAIGIDVGTTYSCVGVWQEQKDRVEIIHNDQGNKTSPSCVAFTNTQRLIGDAAKNQASSNPTNTVFDVKRLIGRKYTDSVIQNDILLWPFKVIAGDNDKPIILVSYKGKEKHLVAEEISAMILTQMREIAGAFLESPVKNAVITVPAYFNDSQRRATKDAGDIAGLNVMRIINEPTAAALAYGLQKRADCVEERTIFIFDLGGGTFDVSLLTIKNNSFEVKATAGDTHLGGEDFDVRIEE from the exons ATGCCCAAAAAGCATGAGGGGCTTGCAATAGGAATTGACGTAGGTACGACGTACTCATGTGTTGGAGTGTGGCAAGAACAAAAGGACCGTGTTGAAATCATTCACAATGATCAAGGAAACAAAACATCACCTTCTTGTGTTGCTTTTACCAACACTCAAAGATTGATTGGTGATGCTGCCAAAAATCAAGCTTCCTCTAACCCAACCAACACTGTATTTG ATGTAAAGAGGCTGATCGGAAGGAAATATACAGATTCTGTTATTCAGAATGATATTTTACTGTGGCCCTTTAAGGTCATTGCTGGGGATAATGACAAACCGATAATCCTAGTGAGCTACAAGGGTAAGGAAAAACACCTTGTTGCTGAGGAAATATCAGCCATGATTCTCACACAGATGCGAGAGATTGCCGGGGCATTTTTGGAGTCTCCTGTTAAGAATGCAGTGATTACCGTACCTGCTTATTTTAATGATTCGCAGCGAAGAGCCACCAAAGATGCAGGTGATATTGCTGGTCTCAATGTTATGAGGATAATCAATGAGCCAACTGCGGCGGCTCTTGCATATGGCCTTCAAAAGAGAGCTGATTGTGTTGAAGAGAGAACTATTTTCATCTTTGATCTTGGTGGCGGGACTTTTGATGTGTCTCTCCTTACAATTAAGAATAATTCCTTTGAAGTCAAGGCCACTGCTGGTGACACTCACCTCGGAGGAGAGGACTTTGATGTTAGGATTGAAGAATAA